The following are encoded in a window of Halalkalicoccus jeotgali B3 genomic DNA:
- a CDS encoding CPBP family intramembrane glutamic endopeptidase, which produces MLLVGIYTAARLERSKFSEFRPSVDREWRRTFVAGVVISLLAISISWGWGVFRGIRSLNLASVGVRSPEGTIVTAVVILAATGMFFANMTLEEVVYRRIMLDNFIKGLAARGLSRKAAASLAMVGSLVAFGLLHTVYRGGGIVAIDAALTGTMFAFAYLLTGKLALPMGIHFGRHITTILGGESYGVVDLIAVGNVTKNTLTANLEVEFVQIGLVCLLVSIWVYRQRGSIQIPAIIYQPPIRHSQSD; this is translated from the coding sequence ATGCTTCTCGTAGGAATCTATACCGCAGCGCGACTGGAACGGTCGAAGTTCTCTGAGTTCAGACCCAGTGTTGATCGAGAGTGGCGGCGAACGTTCGTCGCTGGTGTCGTAATCTCTCTGTTGGCTATTTCGATCTCATGGGGGTGGGGTGTGTTCCGAGGGATTCGCTCGCTCAATCTCGCGTCAGTGGGAGTTCGTTCCCCGGAGGGAACGATAGTCACCGCCGTGGTTATACTCGCTGCCACCGGCATGTTTTTTGCCAATATGACTCTGGAAGAAGTCGTCTACCGACGGATCATGCTTGACAATTTCATTAAGGGGTTGGCAGCACGCGGACTCTCGAGAAAGGCCGCCGCCAGCCTTGCAATGGTCGGTAGTCTGGTGGCGTTCGGGCTGTTGCACACCGTATATCGTGGAGGTGGTATCGTCGCGATCGACGCCGCACTGACGGGAACGATGTTCGCGTTCGCGTATCTCCTCACTGGGAAGCTAGCACTCCCAATGGGCATTCACTTCGGTCGTCACATTACGACGATATTAGGAGGTGAATCCTACGGTGTCGTCGACTTGATCGCAGTTGGTAATGTCACAAAAAACACGTTGACCGCGAACCTGGAAGTCGAATTCGTCCAGATTGGGCTGGTCTGTCTACTCGTCTCCATATGGGTGTACCGACAGCGCGGGTCTATCCAAATTCCAGCAATCATCTACCAACCCCCCATACGACACTCTCAGAGCGACTAA
- a CDS encoding toxin-antitoxin system TumE family protein: MASLTDDDLDGMSEGRKFPDGTVVRVFCMRTDRGAYPSGWAYKLHYGATEPDPPRTLDDGTIRRYDNSHEDTKGHELHVAPDPDPDIITFPGMVELWERFWREIPKSELEVK; this comes from the coding sequence ATGGCCTCACTGACGGACGACGACCTTGATGGCATGAGCGAGGGGAGGAAGTTCCCCGACGGGACTGTCGTCCGTGTGTTCTGTATGCGGACAGACCGTGGCGCGTACCCGTCTGGGTGGGCGTATAAGCTCCACTACGGTGCAACGGAACCGGACCCGCCCCGTACGCTTGACGATGGAACGATTCGTCGGTACGACAACTCACACGAGGACACCAAAGGGCACGAACTGCACGTCGCACCGGACCCCGACCCAGACATCATCACGTTCCCCGGGATGGTCGAACTTTGGGAACGGTTCTGGCGCGAGATCCCGAAATCCGAGTTAGAGGTCAAGTGA
- a CDS encoding glucosamine inositolphosphorylceramide transferase family protein — MNRRREVLGSLGVVLTGLAGCTDQTEESDEGLPGLPAEGTEIGSTGGSERSGGEPEAPPAWDETIPTYPYPETGVGPLTPKPDPAVNNPVLTAENVTDLDEPLFVADPFLFVEDGEWHMFLEAVEAGVGGVISHASSPDGGVSWEYEEVVLERDWHLSFPYVFKWDGEYYMTTEEGREDAIVPLYRAEEFPREWVDVGPAYDPAEFGHGVTDHVFFRWEDRWWSIAGDANEDAYAYYSDALDGDWTAHDANPVIEGRPDASRPGGRPIVTDEGIMMFYQATVEFYGESLSAYHITDLSPETFEQEQDPTSPLLEGTAEEENEDPAWNSLRMHHYDPWYRGEGGGWRAAVDGGARGMDGPNWAIGIYQIPEG; from the coding sequence ATGAATCGACGGCGGGAGGTACTGGGGAGTCTCGGCGTTGTGCTGACCGGGCTGGCGGGCTGTACCGACCAAACAGAGGAGAGCGACGAGGGGTTACCTGGCCTCCCGGCTGAGGGGACCGAGATCGGGTCGACGGGAGGAAGCGAGAGGAGCGGAGGCGAGCCCGAGGCGCCACCGGCGTGGGATGAGACGATCCCCACGTACCCCTATCCGGAAACCGGCGTCGGGCCGCTGACTCCGAAGCCCGATCCGGCGGTCAACAATCCGGTGTTGACTGCCGAGAACGTGACGGATCTTGACGAGCCACTCTTCGTCGCGGACCCGTTCCTGTTCGTCGAGGATGGTGAGTGGCACATGTTCCTTGAGGCCGTCGAGGCCGGCGTCGGCGGAGTGATTTCCCATGCGAGTAGCCCGGATGGTGGCGTTTCCTGGGAGTACGAGGAGGTCGTCCTTGAGCGCGACTGGCATCTGTCTTTCCCGTACGTGTTCAAATGGGACGGTGAGTACTACATGACGACCGAGGAAGGTCGCGAGGACGCTATTGTCCCCCTCTACCGGGCCGAAGAGTTCCCAAGGGAATGGGTAGATGTCGGACCCGCATACGATCCCGCTGAGTTCGGCCACGGCGTGACTGACCACGTATTCTTCCGGTGGGAGGACCGCTGGTGGTCGATTGCCGGTGACGCGAACGAGGATGCCTATGCGTACTACAGCGATGCCCTCGACGGCGACTGGACGGCCCACGATGCCAACCCGGTGATCGAGGGACGACCCGATGCTTCACGACCCGGCGGTCGGCCGATCGTGACCGACGAGGGGATCATGATGTTCTACCAGGCGACTGTGGAGTTTTACGGAGAGTCACTCTCAGCCTACCATATCACTGACCTCAGTCCCGAAACCTTCGAGCAGGAGCAAGATCCAACCTCACCGCTGCTGGAGGGGACTGCCGAAGAAGAAAACGAAGATCCAGCTTGGAACTCCCTACGGATGCACCATTATGACCCGTGGTATCGCGGCGAGGGTGGCGGATGGCGTGCCGCTGTCGATGGCGGTGCTCGGGGGATGGATGGGCCAAACTGGGCGATCGGTATCTACCAAATTCCTGAAGGGTGA
- a CDS encoding helix-turn-helix domain-containing protein, with the protein MRYLTALVKPTEGKAFHPLGKELTDDPSIKRKAIHHIELLDDDTVLLFAEASGSKERYEQIMEESPHVIGYLTAGEDRWMAVSQFEPTEEVRKSLELQRESLLVIETPIHFTSENNLKATYIGTDETFRKMYEYAEEMDHPTFEILKVGDYEASESSIARVITDRQEEVLEVAVDLGYYCEPRQASLEDIGEVIGISPGTVGEHLRKAEKRVFTELVD; encoded by the coding sequence ATGCGATATCTCACAGCGTTAGTCAAACCAACTGAAGGAAAGGCATTCCACCCACTCGGGAAAGAACTGACAGACGACCCATCTATCAAGCGAAAGGCCATTCATCATATCGAGCTGCTCGATGATGATACTGTGCTCCTATTTGCCGAGGCGAGCGGCAGTAAGGAGCGATACGAACAAATCATGGAGGAGTCCCCGCATGTCATCGGGTATCTCACCGCTGGAGAAGACCGGTGGATGGCTGTGAGTCAATTTGAGCCGACAGAAGAGGTTCGCAAATCCCTCGAATTGCAACGGGAATCGCTGCTGGTAATCGAGACACCGATTCATTTCACGTCCGAAAATAATCTTAAAGCCACATACATCGGAACCGACGAGACATTCAGAAAGATGTACGAATATGCTGAGGAGATGGACCATCCTACATTTGAAATCCTCAAAGTGGGCGATTATGAGGCTAGTGAATCATCTATTGCCAGAGTAATTACAGATAGACAAGAAGAAGTGCTTGAGGTAGCAGTTGATCTGGGATATTATTGTGAACCTCGCCAAGCGTCGCTTGAAGACATTGGCGAGGTCATTGGAATTTCTCCGGGAACGGTCGGTGAACACCTTCGAAAAGCAGAAAAACGCGTGTTCACCGAACTCGTCGATTGA
- a CDS encoding HVO_A0114 family putative DNA-binding protein, translating to MNDTTLPLHPMEREQLRAESTLVVTVKSSGEFHDNVTDGIETLERGDAVNSTPTLSFSSYDDLMGTLTPRVLDLIEAIRREKPASINETARVVNRDVKNVHEELSRLAQLGIIFFEEDGQSKRPVVWFDELIINLPFDPETGDTATAAP from the coding sequence ATGAACGATACCACACTGCCGCTGCACCCGATGGAACGCGAACAGCTTCGAGCCGAATCAACTCTCGTCGTGACCGTGAAGTCGTCCGGTGAGTTCCACGACAACGTCACCGACGGGATCGAGACGCTCGAACGGGGCGACGCGGTGAATTCCACGCCAACGCTCTCGTTTAGTAGCTACGACGATCTTATGGGGACACTGACGCCGCGCGTCCTCGATCTCATTGAAGCCATCCGCCGGGAAAAGCCAGCCAGCATCAACGAAACCGCACGGGTCGTTAACCGGGACGTGAAGAACGTCCACGAGGAACTCAGCCGACTCGCCCAGCTGGGCATCATCTTCTTCGAGGAAGACGGCCAGAGTAAGCGCCCGGTCGTTTGGTTCGACGAACTCATCATCAATCTCCCGTTCGATCCAGAGACTGGCGACACGGCCACTGCCGCGCCATAA
- a CDS encoding DUF106 domain-containing protein: MDDTTLHSLIEDEASRQALARVLTYAENGDGTVTYAAVNDVIEAETWGRLLKTGALVPADSVFVIDDPPAVREALEGANIEPPTDSGQTSAETDESAWRPVDKVAGIGSLTLVAGYQIPAIKSAIVGPMDLVLGPLAGLLPFPLLVIVLATLVALVSTGVRRRLLDQEQIDAQKERLQQAQDSLSAARQRGDDAAVERLTNHQQDLMRDQLGIMKNTFRPLVWTMFVTVPVFLWLSWFVMNPAGAIVTAAPLIPVIDQIVWSARLVGPMQMWMVWYFVSSLASNLLVKRTASRWLDSTSA, translated from the coding sequence ATGGATGATACCACCCTTCACTCACTCATCGAAGATGAAGCCAGTCGGCAAGCGCTAGCAAGAGTCCTTACATATGCGGAAAATGGCGATGGAACCGTGACGTACGCTGCAGTGAACGACGTAATCGAAGCGGAAACATGGGGGCGTCTACTCAAAACCGGCGCTCTCGTCCCTGCCGATAGCGTCTTCGTCATTGATGATCCGCCAGCCGTTCGGGAGGCTCTCGAAGGAGCGAATATTGAGCCCCCTACCGACAGCGGTCAGACCAGCGCAGAGACTGACGAATCGGCGTGGCGCCCAGTCGACAAGGTTGCTGGTATTGGCTCACTGACGCTCGTGGCCGGCTATCAGATTCCGGCTATCAAATCGGCGATTGTCGGGCCGATGGATCTCGTCCTCGGTCCACTTGCCGGTCTGCTGCCATTTCCACTGTTAGTTATTGTTCTTGCAACACTGGTTGCACTGGTCTCAACGGGAGTCCGTCGTCGGCTTCTCGATCAAGAGCAAATAGACGCGCAAAAAGAACGGTTGCAGCAGGCCCAAGACAGCCTTAGTGCGGCAAGACAGCGTGGAGATGATGCTGCTGTTGAGCGCCTCACCAATCATCAGCAAGACCTGATGCGTGACCAACTTGGAATTATGAAGAATACGTTTCGGCCATTAGTGTGGACGATGTTTGTCACAGTCCCAGTGTTTCTCTGGCTCTCCTGGTTCGTAATGAACCCCGCTGGTGCCATTGTCACAGCTGCGCCACTGATTCCGGTAATCGATCAGATTGTCTGGAGTGCGCGGTTAGTCGGGCCGATGCAGATGTGGATGGTGTGGTACTTCGTGAGTTCACTTGCTTCTAATTTACTCGTCAAACGAACAGCTAGTCGGTGGCTCGATTCTACCTCAGCATAG
- a CDS encoding DUF3592 domain-containing protein, with the protein MSDSFYIKIGDKELGMLPGGMLALMLGLAVAGYGAYDYTQQSAAIENSVEVDATVTGTNVDSIMTSGTTQFNPEVSFKYSYEGERYSSSNLYPASASKNYDTKSGAQSAMKEYEQGETVTAYVNPNSPDDAFLENEESSSPLWFAALGVAFIFGGIYGLFKAFTGR; encoded by the coding sequence ATGAGCGATAGCTTCTACATCAAAATCGGCGACAAAGAACTCGGTATGCTCCCCGGCGGCATGCTGGCCCTCATGCTCGGATTGGCGGTCGCCGGATACGGAGCGTACGACTATACTCAACAGTCGGCAGCAATCGAGAACTCGGTCGAGGTAGACGCTACCGTCACGGGGACGAACGTCGATTCGATTATGACGAGCGGCACCACGCAGTTCAACCCAGAAGTCAGCTTCAAGTACAGTTACGAGGGCGAGCGGTACAGCAGTAGTAATCTCTATCCAGCGTCAGCCAGTAAGAACTACGACACGAAGTCGGGGGCACAGTCGGCGATGAAAGAGTACGAACAGGGCGAAACAGTCACTGCATACGTTAACCCCAACTCGCCCGATGACGCCTTCCTCGAGAACGAAGAGTCGTCAAGTCCGCTCTGGTTCGCAGCCCTCGGCGTCGCATTCATCTTCGGTGGCATTTACGGCCTGTTCAAGGCGTTCACCGGCCGCTGA
- a CDS encoding alpha/beta fold hydrolase gives MSVTTPPETGDTVITTDQSLLTDYDVESTYRDINDVQLHVVAAGEPDAPLVVLLHGHPDFWYGWRDQIRSLAEAGFRVVVPDQRGCNLSEAPDGIDAYRQSELSADICELIHSESRESAHVVGHDFGGFVAWNLALRHPSMVDRLGIFNVPHPTVYRDTLRSSPQQIARSWYVWFYQVPKLPEWMLTRNDMANMVDSLEITSHPGTFDEETIACYKAAWRHTGITPRINWYRGFRRSDSQPRDTVTQPTLICWGGDDIALLPSMAQKSVDYCEDGKLQMFPDASHWVHLERDEVSEVLRCHLS, from the coding sequence ATGTCAGTTACGACACCACCCGAAACCGGAGATACGGTCATAACCACCGATCAATCGTTGCTCACCGATTACGATGTTGAATCCACCTATCGCGACATCAACGACGTGCAATTACACGTTGTCGCTGCCGGCGAGCCCGATGCGCCACTGGTCGTCCTCCTACACGGGCATCCCGATTTCTGGTACGGCTGGCGCGATCAGATCCGTTCGCTCGCTGAAGCTGGCTTCCGTGTAGTCGTGCCAGATCAGCGGGGCTGTAACCTGAGCGAAGCACCCGATGGGATCGATGCCTATCGACAATCAGAGCTTTCGGCCGACATTTGCGAATTAATCCACAGTGAGAGCCGGGAATCGGCGCATGTCGTTGGGCACGACTTCGGTGGGTTCGTCGCTTGGAACCTCGCACTCCGTCACCCCTCCATGGTCGATCGACTCGGGATATTCAACGTCCCACACCCGACAGTGTATCGAGATACGTTACGGTCCAGTCCCCAGCAGATCGCACGGAGTTGGTACGTCTGGTTTTATCAAGTACCGAAGCTCCCCGAATGGATGCTGACTCGGAACGATATGGCCAATATGGTTGATTCCCTCGAAATAACGTCCCACCCTGGAACGTTCGACGAAGAAACGATTGCCTGCTATAAGGCTGCCTGGCGTCACACCGGAATTACACCAAGAATTAACTGGTATCGTGGGTTTCGGCGTTCGGACAGTCAACCACGCGATACAGTGACCCAGCCAACGCTGATTTGTTGGGGAGGTGACGATATAGCGCTTCTTCCCTCGATGGCGCAAAAAAGCGTCGACTACTGTGAAGACGGTAAACTACAGATGTTCCCTGACGCGTCGCATTGGGTACATCTTGAGCGTGACGAAGTTAGTGAAGTGCTACGCTGTCATCTCTCGTAA
- a CDS encoding helix-turn-helix transcriptional regulator: MKNDLRERRGQTGESQADLAAAIGVTRQTINSIERQRYDPSLELAFTLARHYDCIIEDIFNPAFNE, encoded by the coding sequence ATGAAAAACGATCTCCGTGAGCGCCGCGGCCAAACTGGCGAGAGCCAGGCTGACTTGGCCGCTGCCATTGGCGTCACACGCCAGACAATCAACTCGATTGAACGTCAACGCTACGACCCATCGCTAGAGTTAGCATTCACGCTCGCTCGCCACTACGATTGCATAATTGAAGATATTTTCAACCCAGCGTTCAATGAATAA
- a CDS encoding polysaccharide deacetylase family protein, producing MGERGETRREVLRSVFGWGILSWIISTIKQLFGIQDSNETTQPNSNPQRTDQEPPDGPNEESEELEDETEEQEEEDSEPAKPENGAIVFVYDDGPMTDYTQALPAHEEFDVPATTGIVSEWVGRTDYMGTEELDELVDAGWEIASHTKEHRPLAAFSLVTDIHPTDTEVSAKGYRQGHHEGSTVEISDGETKVTREVAGLGGAPGERRIALTEPVGESFSAEDTEIRHPAETMHEALGDSKDTLEEMGYDVSTLLAPYDAYSGYSDLFVPEYYDGVANARHGSRINDPTEYDPYETKRDYFIEFTTETAVKQDLDEIAEEALLGVVGAHTVKKKVTEESIGQMLEWIEEREIEVLTLREAISIYADESETATGHH from the coding sequence ATGGGAGAACGGGGAGAGACACGGCGAGAAGTGCTACGCAGCGTCTTCGGATGGGGGATACTTTCATGGATAATTTCTACAATAAAACAGCTGTTCGGGATACAGGACAGTAACGAAACGACGCAACCGAACAGCAACCCACAACGTACTGACCAAGAGCCACCTGACGGACCCAACGAGGAAAGTGAGGAATTAGAAGACGAAACTGAAGAACAAGAGGAAGAAGACTCGGAACCAGCCAAGCCTGAAAACGGAGCCATTGTTTTTGTCTACGATGATGGACCAATGACTGACTATACGCAGGCACTCCCAGCTCATGAAGAGTTTGACGTGCCTGCGACTACTGGTATTGTGAGCGAGTGGGTTGGGCGCACTGATTACATGGGCACTGAGGAATTAGACGAGTTAGTCGATGCGGGCTGGGAGATCGCTAGTCACACGAAAGAACATCGTCCACTTGCAGCATTTTCACTCGTCACGGACATCCATCCCACGGATACAGAGGTTTCGGCGAAAGGGTACCGACAGGGTCACCACGAAGGGAGTACAGTCGAAATCAGTGATGGAGAGACGAAAGTCACTCGAGAAGTCGCTGGACTTGGCGGAGCACCCGGTGAGCGCCGCATTGCACTGACCGAACCAGTTGGTGAGTCATTCTCCGCAGAGGACACAGAAATTCGCCATCCGGCTGAGACAATGCATGAGGCGCTTGGCGACTCAAAGGACACGCTCGAAGAGATGGGCTATGACGTGTCAACACTGTTGGCACCGTATGATGCATATTCAGGGTATTCGGACTTGTTCGTCCCAGAGTATTACGATGGTGTGGCGAACGCTCGACATGGATCTCGCATTAATGACCCCACAGAGTACGATCCATATGAGACCAAACGAGATTACTTCATTGAATTCACGACGGAGACGGCAGTCAAACAAGATCTAGATGAGATTGCTGAGGAGGCACTTCTTGGCGTGGTTGGGGCACACACGGTCAAAAAGAAGGTGACTGAAGAGTCGATCGGCCAAATGCTTGAGTGGATTGAAGAACGCGAGATCGAAGTTCTGACACTTCGTGAGGCGATATCGATCTACGCCGATGAGTCTGAAACGGCAACCGGTCATCACTGA
- a CDS encoding serine hydrolase domain-containing protein: MANAVNNGDIVGATVTVVHSGETVLTKGYGQTEANGGESVGATMPFRIGSITKPVVWTAAMQLIEAGKIDPQEDIQAYLDSVSVPGNEPITMANLATHTAGFEERNQGLWVSSPDKRRSLPGVLKAEQPAQVRPPGETFSYSNYGSALAGQVIAEVTGQKLGVYIREHIFEPLEMDTASIAQPADPSAIQGYTALAGSPTVAPGLALELWPAGSMTASAVDMSRFMRAHLANAETGERGLSLDVVTRMREQWFTHHPAVDGVGFGWIETAYGNVQTLWHNGAIPGSFYSHLVLVPDADLGLFVSYNTDTGAEAAGELINAFLNESVGLNEPPERKPSGRPDHADELTGTYRGLRIAETSHSKLFTTLQAGEINVAVEGDQLITKAGGGSTRWIERDPLVFDKVDGHETLAFSEDISQLYLGYQAFERRSWSESLALHGALGAGSILGILAGTVGPPLAARVRQFCSSNSVDATAPKGDSKPAGGMSADSTTNAAFSRTEGESDTAANSADIISTDDSLAKAGERSMSNRLLAWLASPEAACRMIGTAAGLSVVFVIGLGVGLAVDPTLFSNPPLWYRLLLVLPPLATLITAVSVGSAIVTWRAGSWRPRTLITYCTLTMSTAVSCWLLYYWNLFGIPG, from the coding sequence ATGGCCAATGCGGTCAATAACGGCGACATTGTGGGCGCGACAGTCACCGTCGTCCACAGTGGTGAGACCGTGCTGACAAAGGGGTATGGCCAGACTGAGGCAAACGGCGGCGAATCCGTGGGTGCTACGATGCCGTTCCGGATTGGCTCAATCACTAAACCAGTAGTCTGGACCGCTGCCATGCAGCTAATTGAAGCCGGTAAAATCGATCCACAAGAGGATATCCAGGCATATCTGGACTCAGTCTCAGTTCCAGGTAACGAGCCGATCACGATGGCTAATCTGGCAACTCATACTGCCGGATTCGAGGAACGAAACCAAGGACTATGGGTGAGTAGTCCGGATAAGCGGCGTTCGCTACCCGGCGTGCTCAAGGCGGAGCAGCCAGCCCAGGTTCGTCCTCCCGGTGAGACATTCTCGTACTCAAACTACGGGTCAGCGCTGGCAGGACAAGTCATTGCCGAGGTGACTGGTCAAAAGCTCGGTGTGTACATCCGTGAGCATATCTTCGAACCCCTGGAGATGGATACTGCATCGATCGCACAGCCGGCTGATCCCTCAGCGATACAGGGGTACACGGCTCTTGCTGGGTCGCCGACGGTGGCACCGGGGCTCGCTTTAGAGCTCTGGCCGGCTGGCTCGATGACCGCCAGTGCGGTAGACATGAGTCGGTTTATGCGTGCACACTTAGCGAATGCAGAAACCGGCGAGCGTGGTCTTTCGCTCGATGTCGTGACGCGAATGCGAGAGCAGTGGTTCACACACCACCCTGCGGTTGACGGCGTCGGTTTTGGCTGGATAGAAACGGCCTATGGGAACGTCCAGACGCTCTGGCATAATGGCGCGATTCCTGGATCGTTCTATAGTCACCTTGTTTTGGTACCCGACGCCGATCTCGGTCTATTCGTTTCATATAATACTGATACTGGTGCGGAGGCAGCAGGCGAACTTATCAATGCGTTCCTCAACGAGAGTGTCGGGCTGAACGAGCCACCGGAGCGCAAGCCCAGCGGTCGACCTGACCATGCTGATGAGCTTACTGGGACGTACCGCGGCCTTCGAATCGCGGAAACCTCCCACTCAAAGCTGTTCACGACACTGCAGGCTGGCGAGATCAATGTCGCTGTTGAGGGCGATCAGTTGATCACTAAGGCTGGGGGCGGATCAACGCGCTGGATTGAACGCGATCCGCTGGTATTCGACAAGGTTGATGGCCACGAAACACTCGCATTCTCCGAAGATATTTCCCAACTGTACCTGGGATATCAAGCGTTTGAGCGCCGTTCATGGTCCGAGTCGCTGGCGCTCCACGGCGCACTAGGCGCCGGCTCGATTCTAGGGATCCTTGCTGGTACTGTCGGTCCACCACTTGCCGCCAGGGTACGCCAGTTCTGCAGCAGTAACTCAGTCGATGCGACAGCGCCCAAGGGCGATAGCAAGCCCGCAGGCGGAATGAGCGCCGACAGTACTACCAACGCAGCGTTCTCTCGGACGGAAGGTGAGAGCGATACGGCGGCTAATTCAGCGGACATAATATCGACCGACGATTCACTAGCGAAAGCCGGCGAACGATCCATGAGCAACCGACTGCTGGCATGGCTTGCTTCGCCCGAGGCCGCGTGCCGAATGATCGGCACTGCTGCCGGACTCAGCGTTGTGTTCGTTATTGGCTTAGGTGTGGGTTTGGCCGTTGATCCGACGCTGTTCTCGAATCCACCACTGTGGTACCGGCTGCTGCTGGTTCTTCCTCCACTGGCCACCTTGATAACGGCTGTTTCGGTGGGGTCAGCAATAGTAACGTGGCGTGCCGGCTCATGGCGTCCTCGGACTCTGATCACGTACTGTACTCTTACCATGTCAACGGCGGTCAGCTGCTGGCTGCTGTACTACTGGAACTTGTTCGGGATTCCTGGCTGA
- a CDS encoding ArsR/SmtB family transcription factor has protein sequence MKQVDENVREIGALLADETTQQILIETTTEPMSANELSDACDVSPQTIYRRLEDLNEYDMIAEEVNLDDGGHHYKVYTATLDSVVIKLTSEGFELDLSLREQMAARFTQFIDEVRNR, from the coding sequence ATGAAACAGGTGGATGAGAACGTCCGTGAAATTGGTGCGCTGCTGGCAGATGAAACGACCCAGCAGATTCTCATCGAAACGACCACTGAACCGATGTCTGCAAACGAACTGAGCGACGCTTGTGACGTCTCACCACAGACCATCTATCGGCGACTGGAGGACTTGAACGAATACGACATGATCGCCGAAGAAGTCAATTTAGACGATGGCGGCCATCACTACAAGGTATACACTGCGACGCTCGACAGTGTTGTTATTAAGTTGACTTCTGAGGGATTTGAGCTCGACCTCTCCCTCCGCGAGCAGATGGCCGCCCGCTTCACACAGTTTATTGATGAGGTACGTAACCGATGA
- a CDS encoding DUF2178 domain-containing protein: MYGLLVAGILGLLIGVYFNQFVAGVLLYWVGFFGMLSVWQLSPVLLYDERDIAIERKASDWTLSIFAFVLVLGAPSGLILEHGGVLTLPNAFHGAMWVLVTVYIVFGVIYTILRQYV; this comes from the coding sequence ATGTACGGGTTGCTCGTGGCCGGTATTCTCGGTCTGCTCATCGGAGTCTACTTCAATCAATTCGTTGCCGGAGTGCTGCTCTATTGGGTTGGCTTCTTCGGCATGCTCAGCGTCTGGCAGCTCAGCCCAGTGCTACTATACGACGAGCGTGACATCGCCATTGAGCGGAAGGCAAGCGATTGGACGCTTAGCATCTTCGCATTCGTGCTCGTTCTCGGTGCTCCCAGCGGCCTCATCCTTGAGCACGGCGGAGTTCTCACCCTTCCAAACGCGTTTCATGGAGCAATGTGGGTACTGGTCACAGTCTATATTGTCTTCGGCGTGATCTACACCATCCTCCGACAATATGTGTGA
- a CDS encoding DUF7521 family protein yields the protein MIFLQLSPSLQSQIAFVLTITSTILGLAVGYLALRGYWQSRKRPMLFIAVGFFLVFWTPILLVAGPYLIPLVGPFVYGMLGEISRITGLLCILYGLRMPYLERTS from the coding sequence ATGATATTCCTCCAGCTAAGCCCGAGCCTCCAATCCCAGATTGCATTCGTACTCACAATCACATCGACGATCCTCGGACTTGCAGTGGGGTACCTGGCACTGCGTGGCTACTGGCAAAGCCGAAAGCGACCAATGCTGTTCATTGCAGTCGGATTCTTCTTGGTTTTCTGGACGCCGATATTACTGGTCGCAGGTCCGTACCTTATTCCGCTTGTCGGTCCATTCGTATATGGGATGTTGGGAGAGATCAGTCGGATTACTGGACTCCTGTGTATTCTCTACGGTTTACGAATGCCCTATCTAGAACGGACTTCGTAG
- a CDS encoding DUF2178 domain-containing protein: MTSNRNSDSFTILGSRRTVYGSSITLGLILYFGLQALGYPIWGVAALVLGFGVAITLALTSDRPLWDERDDEIHRHAASRTVTLFGWLAALVYPTIVVLDALGLLEFPLWLVPISAFIILFYLVYGGFQLYDRFAASL; this comes from the coding sequence ATGACATCCAATAGAAATTCCGACTCGTTCACGATCCTCGGTTCCAGACGTACTGTTTACGGTAGTTCAATTACCCTTGGGCTAATACTCTACTTTGGCTTACAAGCCCTCGGCTATCCAATATGGGGAGTCGCTGCGCTCGTGCTTGGCTTTGGCGTGGCTATCACGCTTGCACTTACAAGTGACCGACCATTGTGGGATGAACGCGACGATGAGATCCACCGCCATGCAGCTAGCCGAACCGTTACGTTGTTTGGCTGGCTCGCAGCTCTCGTGTATCCGACAATTGTTGTGCTCGATGCACTAGGATTGCTTGAGTTCCCGTTGTGGCTCGTGCCGATCAGCGCGTTCATTATACTATTCTACCTCGTATATGGGGGCTTCCAGCTGTACGACCGGTTCGCCGCGAGTCTATGA